One segment of Primulina tabacum isolate GXHZ01 chromosome 14, ASM2559414v2, whole genome shotgun sequence DNA contains the following:
- the LOC142525294 gene encoding uncharacterized protein LOC142525294, whose product MAWWEGVSETRVLITPDICTKENHVNDLLSLRHPKTGDATCYLYNDGVLHELHFFKQSYGSWFLGDYVCEDGRLYIATPVDPVFILLPIFEEARMKKGDDPGKFRQLDEIIYVPGFPGYQSLSSMADKTMQVVCDVKEFGSSKFFRLNDSKVQIWLCCKVRQLKRTLPTLDKNFAAQDEKDTLFDAVSILGEYLVEEPWLKLLCDKLQLNLNDRRNAPAIEIPPTSSGSDLASFNPIQMNNGVDKRSTRTTRQAKKTKVEKDSHNIKDMFGRATRKEDDIFETNAMWHQN is encoded by the exons ATGGCTTGGTGGGAAGGCGTAAGCGAAACTCGTGTGCTAATCACACCAG ATATTTGTACAAAAGAGAATCACGTgaatgatttattgtcactccGGCATCCAAAAACTG GGGATGCGACATGCTACCTCTATAATGATGGAGTTCTTCACGAACTTCACTTTTTTAAACAATCTTATGGGTCCTGGTTCCTCGGCGATTATGTTTGTGAAG ATGGTCGGTTGTATATTGCCACTCCAGTCGATCCAGTATTCATTCTTTTGCCAATTTTCGAGGAAGCACGGATGAAG AAAGGGGATGATCCAGGGAAATTTAGGCAGCTAGACGAGATAATTTATGTTCCAGGCTTCCCAGGATATCAGTCTCTGTCATCAATGGCCGATAAGACAATGCAAGTAGTTTGTGATGTCAAAG AATTTGGGTCTAGCAAGTTTTTTAGGCTCAACGATTCAAAGGTACAGATTTGGTTGTGCTGTAAG GTACGCCAATTGAAGCGCACACTGCCGACACTGGATAAGAATTTCGCTGCTCAAGACGAGAAAGATACAT TATTTGATGCAGTGTCAATATTGGGAGAGTACCTGGTGGAAGAGCCTTGGCTGAAACTCCTCTGTGACAAATTACA ATTAAACTTAAATGACAGAAGAAATGCACCAGCAATTGAAATACCCCCAACTTCATCAGGAAGTGATCTTGCCTCATTTAATCCGATACAG ATGAACAATGGCGTCGACAAGAGATCTACCCGAACCACACGACAGGCTAAGAAGACTAAAGTGGAGAAAGATTCACATAATATCAAGGACATGTTTGGTCGGGCTACAAGAAAGGAAGATGATATCTTCGAAACAAATGCAATGTGGCATCAAAACTAA
- the LOC142524193 gene encoding uncharacterized protein LOC142524193 isoform X1, translated as MDEVEDSFQSKRIVFVTVGTTSFDSLVRAVDTGEVREALFEKGYTHLLIQMGRGSYIPMNSAGEDGFVSVDYFTFSPSIADHLRSASLVISHAGSGSIFETLRLRKPLIVVVNEDLMDNHQSELAEELAERKHLFCARSQTLFNTISEMDTENLVSYEPGDASPVARFINQFLGFSSE; from the exons ATGGACGAAGTTGAAGATAGTTTTCAGTCGAAAAGGATAGTCTTTGTGACTGTTGGGACTACCTCTTTTGACTCCTTGGTTAGAGCTGTAGATACTGGGGAAGTTAGGGAAGCATTGTTCGAGAAGGGATACACCCATCTTCTCATTCAAATGGGGCGCGGTTCCTACATCCCCATGAAT TCAGCTGGAGAAGATGGGTTTGTCTCAGTAGATTATTTTACGTTTTCACCAAGCATTGCTGACCATTTGAGATCAGCCTCTCTTGTTATCAGTCATGCAG GTTCAGGGAGCATATTCGAGACCCTGCGACTGAGAAAACCTCTGATCGTGGTGGTTAACGAGGATCTAATGGACAACCATCAAAGTGAGCTAGCAGAAGAACTTGCAGAAAGGAAGCATTTGTTCTGTGCCCGTTCCCAGACACTTTTTAACACCATTTCAGAAATGGATACCGAAAACCTTGTATCATATGAGCCTGGTGACGCCTCGCCTGTCGCTAGGTTTATTAACCAGTTTCTGGGTTTCTCTAGTGAATGA